The following is a genomic window from Stenotrophomonas maltophilia.
AACGATGCGTCCGGCCTGCTCGAACTGCCCGACGATGCGGCGGTCGGCCAGGCTCTGGTCGAGTACCTGGGCCTGCCCGATGCCAGCATCGAGATCAAGCTGACCCCGAACCGCGCCGACTGCTTCAGCCTGCGTGGCATTGCCTACGACGTCGCCGCAGCGACCCGCAGCGAAGTGCTGGATTTCGCCGCCGATGCCATTGCGCCGGTCGGCAGCCGTGAGCTGTCGATCCAGCTGGACGCCGGCGCTGAAGCGCCGCGCTACCTGGGACGTGTCATCGAGGGCGTCAACGCCGCCGCCACGACTCCGCTGTGGATGGCCGAGCGCCTGCGCCGCAGTGGCGTGCGCCCGGTCTCGCTGCTGGTCGACATCACCCAGTACGTGATGCTCGAGCTGGGCCAGCCGATGCATGCCTATGACCTGGGCACCCTGCAGGGCAGCATCGCCGTGCGCCGTTCGCGTGCGGGCGAGACCCTGAAGCTGCTGGACGGCCGTGATGCCACGCTGGACGACAGCTTCCTGGTGGTCACCGATGCCGATCGCGCGGTTGGCCTGGCCGGCCTGATGGGTGGCTTCGACACCCGCGTCACCGATGCCACCACCGCCGTGTTCCTGGAGGCCGCGCACTTCGCGCCGGCCGCGATCATGGGCCGCGGCCGCAAGCTGGGCCTGCACACCGATGCCGGCCACCGCTTCGAGCGTGGCGTCGACCCGGCATTGCCGCGCACCGCCATCGAGTACGCCACCCGCCTGGTTCTGGATCTGGCCGGCGGCACCCCGGCGCCGGTTACCGAAGCCGTGCGCGAGGCCGATCTGCCGCAGCCGGCAACGATCGTGCTGCGCCGCGCGCGCATCACCCGGGTGCTCGGCATCACCATCGACGATGCCGAAGTTGAGCGCATCCTGCGCGCGCTGGACATGGATGTGGCGGCTACTGCCGAGGGCTGGCAGGTGGCCGCGCCGAGCCGCCGCTTCGACATCGCCATTGAAGAAGACCTGATCGAAGAGCTGGCCCGTATCCACGGTTACGAGCAGATTCCGACCACACTGCCGGGCGGCGCCGCCCGCGTGGCGATGCCGAGCGAGACCCAGCTGGACGCGCTGAGCGTGCGCCGCCAGCTGATCGCCCGCGACCAGCAGGAAACCGTCAACTTCGCCTTCGTCGACGACGCGCTGCTGACCCAGTGGCAGCTGCGTGACGGGCTGGTGCCGCTGGCCAACCCGCTGTCGGCCGAACTGGCGGTGATGCGCCCGTCGCTGCTGCCGGGCCTGGTCGCCACGCTGGGCCGCAATGCCGCCCGCCAGCTCGGCCGTGTGCGCCTGTTCGAGATCGGCCGGGTGTTCGCCCAGCAGGCCGGAGACGGTCAGCCCGCGCCGCTGGAAACCCCGCGCGTGGCGGCGGCGGTCTGCGGTGATGCGCAGGCGGTGCAGTGGGGCCTGCCGACCCGCAAGGTCGATTTCCATGACCTGAAGGGCGATCTGGAGTCGCTGGCGGCTGCCAGTGGTGCACAGCTGGAGTTCCGCCCGTCGGCGCGTGCCTACGGCCACCCGGCGCGTTCGGCCGAGGTGTTCCGCGATGGCGTGGCGATCGGCTGGATCGGCCAGGTCCACCCGCGCCTGGCCAAGGCCATGGACATCGAAGCTGACGTGTACGCCTTCGAGCTGGACCTGGAGCCGTTGACCGCCCGCCGCCTGCCGCGTGCCGGCGAACTGTCGCGCTTCCCGGCGGTGCGCCGCGACCTGGCGTTCCTGGTGCCTGAACAGGTGGCCTGGGCCGATCTGGCCGCCACCGTCCGCCAGGCCGCCGGGCCGCTGCTGCGCGAGCTGAACCTGTTCGACCGGTATGTCGGCCAGGGCATCGAGCCGGGATTCAAGAGTCTCGCTATGGGCTTGATTTTGCAGGACAAGTCGCGCACTCTGACGGACCGCGACGTGGATGCGGTGGTGGCCGAGGCGGTCACCGCCATCGAGCGTGAACACCACGCCCGGATCCGCGGCTGAGCGGGCAGCACTCGGGGGTAGCAGGCAATGGCATTGACCAAGGCGGAGATGGCGGAAAAGCTGTTCGACGAAGTCGGTCTGAACAAGCGGGAAGCCAAGGAATTCGTCGACGCGTTTTTCGATGTGCTGCGTGAAGCATTGGAACAGGGACGTCAGGTGAAGCTGTCGGGCTTCGGTAATTTCGATCTGCGGCGCAAGAACCAGCGCCCGGGTCGCAACCCCAAGACCGGCGAGGAAATTCCGATTTCCGCCCGTACGGTGGTGACCTTCCGTCCGGGCCAGAAGCTCAAGGAGCGGGTGGAAGCTTATGCTGGATCCGGGCAGTAACCGCGAACTACCGCCGATACCGGCCAAGCGTTACTTCACCATCGGTGAGGTCAGCGAGCTGTGCGACGTCAAGCCGCACGTCCTGCGCTACTGGGAAACCGAGTTCCCCAGCCTTGAGCCGGCCAAGCGCCGAGGCAACCGTCGCTACTACCAGCGCCACGACGTGCTGATGGTGCGGCAGATCCGCAGCCTGCTGTACGAACAGGGCTACACCATCGGTGGTGCACGCCTGCGTCTGGACGGTCCCGATGCCCGCGAGGAATCGGCGCTGAGCAACCAGATCATCAAGCAGGTGCG
Proteins encoded in this region:
- a CDS encoding integration host factor subunit alpha; the encoded protein is MALTKAEMAEKLFDEVGLNKREAKEFVDAFFDVLREALEQGRQVKLSGFGNFDLRRKNQRPGRNPKTGEEIPISARTVVTFRPGQKLKERVEAYAGSGQ
- a CDS encoding MerR family transcriptional regulator encodes the protein MLDPGSNRELPPIPAKRYFTIGEVSELCDVKPHVLRYWETEFPSLEPAKRRGNRRYYQRHDVLMVRQIRSLLYEQGYTIGGARLRLDGPDAREESALSNQIIKQVRMELEEVLQLLRR